A stretch of Blautia liquoris DNA encodes these proteins:
- a CDS encoding methylglyoxal synthase, with amino-acid sequence MKEDYITFTIGKKKNIALIAHDNEKVKLIDWCQKNKELLKQHNLCGTGTTARMITDQTGLTVRAYNSGPLGGDQQVGAKIVEGRIDFVVFFSDPLTAQPHDPDVKALMRIAQVYDIPMAVNKATADFMIQSKFMKTTYDHEVINFKKNVSDRAKSL; translated from the coding sequence ATGAAAGAAGATTATATTACATTTACCATTGGAAAGAAGAAAAATATTGCTCTTATTGCTCACGATAATGAAAAGGTCAAGCTTATTGACTGGTGCCAGAAGAATAAGGAACTGCTAAAGCAGCATAACCTGTGCGGGACCGGTACAACAGCCAGGATGATCACGGATCAGACAGGGCTTACGGTCAGAGCATATAACAGTGGACCTCTTGGCGGTGATCAGCAGGTTGGAGCTAAAATCGTTGAAGGAAGGATTGATTTTGTTGTGTTTTTTTCAGATCCGCTTACGGCACAACCACATGATCCCGATGTAAAAGCATTGATGCGTATCGCGCAGGTTTACGATATTCCGATGGCTGTAAACAAGGCGACTGCTGATTTTATGATACAGTCTAAGTTCATGAAAACAACGTATGACCATGAGGTGATTAACTTTAAAAAGAATGTATCAGATCGAGCCAAAAGTTTATAA
- the plsX gene encoding phosphate acyltransferase PlsX: MGEKVKVAVDAMGGDYAPAEPVKGAVDAVNQNEDIYIFLIGPHKTVKQELDKFSYPKDRIEIVDATEVIETGEAPVKAIRLKKDSSLVKSMNMVRHQEADALVSAGSSGAILVGGQVIIGRIKGVKRPPLAPLIPTENGVSLLIDCGANVDARPEHLCQFASMGSIYMENVIGVKNPKVAIVNIGAEEEKGNALVKETFPMLKANRNINFIGSIEARDIPKGTADVIVCEAFVGNVILKLYEGVGSTLIKKVKEGMMTTLRGKAGGLLVKPALKETLKTFDASRYGGAPLLGLKGLVVKTHGSSKAMEFKNSILQCIQFKNEHINEKIEEHITDGAAGGKD, translated from the coding sequence ATGGGTGAAAAAGTAAAGGTTGCAGTTGACGCTATGGGCGGGGACTATGCACCGGCAGAACCGGTAAAAGGGGCTGTGGATGCTGTTAATCAAAATGAGGATATCTATATTTTCCTGATTGGCCCACACAAAACAGTTAAACAGGAACTGGACAAGTTTAGCTATCCAAAGGACAGAATTGAAATTGTAGATGCAACAGAAGTCATCGAGACGGGAGAGGCACCTGTAAAGGCAATCCGTTTAAAAAAGGATTCCTCTCTTGTCAAGTCCATGAATATGGTGAGACATCAGGAGGCAGATGCTCTGGTATCAGCGGGAAGCAGCGGTGCGATTCTTGTGGGGGGTCAAGTGATTATCGGCAGAATTAAAGGCGTAAAACGTCCGCCCCTGGCGCCGCTGATTCCAACTGAGAACGGTGTTTCTCTGCTCATCGACTGTGGAGCGAATGTCGATGCACGACCGGAACATCTGTGTCAGTTTGCATCCATGGGTTCTATCTATATGGAAAATGTTATTGGTGTGAAGAATCCGAAGGTTGCAATTGTCAATATCGGAGCAGAAGAAGAAAAAGGAAATGCACTCGTGAAAGAGACTTTTCCGATGTTAAAAGCCAACCGAAATATTAACTTTATTGGAAGCATAGAAGCAAGAGATATCCCAAAAGGAACAGCTGATGTGATTGTGTGTGAAGCATTTGTCGGAAATGTGATCTTGAAACTTTATGAGGGAGTCGGTTCAACCTTGATCAAAAAGGTAAAAGAAGGGATGATGACGACTCTTCGGGGTAAGGCAGGCGGACTTCTCGTAAAGCCTGCACTGAAGGAGACACTTAAGACTTTTGATGCCAGCAGATATGGCGGGGCACCGCTTCTCGGCCTGAAGGGTCTGGTAGTCAAGACTCATGGAAGCTCGAAAGCAATGGAATTTAAGAATTCAATCTTACAATGCATCCAGTTTAAGAATGAACATATCAACGAGAAAATTGAGGAGCACATTACCGATGGTGCTGCTGGTGGAAAGGATTAG
- the acpP gene encoding acyl carrier protein: protein MEFEKLVKIIADVLNVDTEEITMSTTFVNDLGADSLDIFQIIMGIEEEFDIEISNDDAEKIVTVGDAASQIKKAIS, encoded by the coding sequence ATGGAATTTGAAAAGTTAGTTAAAATCATAGCGGATGTCCTGAATGTGGATACGGAGGAGATTACTATGAGTACCACATTCGTCAACGATCTGGGAGCAGATTCACTGGATATCTTCCAGATTATTATGGGGATAGAGGAAGAATTCGATATTGAGATATCCAATGACGACGCAGAAAAGATTGTAACTGTCGGCGATGCCGCCTCACAGATAAAAAAAGCAATTAGCTGA
- the rnc gene encoding ribonuclease III, with the protein MNKTDRLKELEKRIEYRFLDFSLLEMAMRHSSYTNEHKMSRLECNERLEFLGDAVLEVVSSEFLYNMYPDKPEGELTKMRASLVCEPTLAYDAREIDLGSFLLLGKGEEATGGRNRDSVTSDAFESIIGAIFLDGGFANAKEFILAHVLDDVEHKQLFYDSKTILQEIIQGEKEGDVTYVITGEKGPDHNKSFDAAVLIETEKIGEGSGKTKKAAEQQAAYDAICKIKKSR; encoded by the coding sequence ATGAATAAAACAGACCGTTTAAAAGAATTAGAAAAAAGAATTGAATATCGTTTTTTGGACTTTAGTCTTCTCGAAATGGCGATGAGACATAGTTCCTATACAAATGAACATAAGATGAGCAGATTAGAATGCAATGAGAGACTGGAGTTTTTGGGAGATGCTGTTTTAGAGGTTGTGTCTTCAGAATTTTTGTATAATATGTATCCGGATAAGCCAGAAGGTGAGTTGACAAAGATGCGGGCCAGTCTGGTCTGTGAACCGACATTAGCATACGATGCCAGAGAGATTGACCTCGGAAGTTTTCTCCTTTTGGGAAAAGGTGAGGAGGCCACAGGGGGAAGAAACAGAGATTCCGTGACATCAGATGCTTTTGAATCTATTATCGGAGCTATCTTTTTGGATGGTGGTTTTGCTAATGCAAAAGAGTTCATTCTGGCTCATGTTTTGGATGATGTTGAACACAAACAGCTCTTTTATGATAGCAAAACTATCCTTCAGGAAATTATTCAAGGTGAAAAAGAAGGTGATGTCACCTACGTGATTACAGGGGAAAAAGGACCAGATCATAACAAAAGCTTTGATGCGGCAGTTCTGATAGAAACAGAAAAAATTGGCGAGGGATCCGGAAAAACAAAGAAAGCGGCAGAACAACAGGCGGCTTATGATGCAATCTGTAAAATTAAAAAAAGTAGGTGA